The Flavobacteriales bacterium genome includes a window with the following:
- a CDS encoding sodium:solute symporter produces MTPVLLLGLIAAYFGLLIFISWLTGRGADNQSFFVGNRKSPWFMVAFGMIGASLSGVTFISVPGWVGSSQFSYMQMVLGYLAGYAVIAFVLMPLYYRLNLISIYGYLQQRFGFWAYKTGALFFFISRLIGASFRLFLVADALQILVFDRLPGFYVPFPVTVTLTVALIWLYTHRGGIRTIVWTDALQTLFMLVAVGVSLYVISSDLGGEGMWSAVASSDYSKWFFWDDWMDKKHFVKQFASGALIAITMTGMDQDMMQKNLSCRNIKDAQKNMVVFSIVLVFVNLLFLALGALLFIYANTHGFEVPEKTDRLFPLMAIDHLGVVAGLFFVLGLIAAAYSSADSALAALTTSVCVDFLNVDQMAEADRERTRKRTHIVVSFLLIIVIMFFRAYNDQNVIASIFVAASYTYGPLLGLFAFGLLTRFQLRDHVVVVVACCLAPLVTFWINANSASWFGQYQFANELLLVNALLTILFLRIGHQVVARLPVKS; encoded by the coding sequence ATGACCCCGGTTCTTCTTCTGGGCCTGATAGCAGCCTATTTCGGACTTCTTATTTTTATCTCCTGGCTCACCGGCCGGGGTGCGGATAATCAGAGCTTTTTTGTGGGTAACCGCAAATCACCCTGGTTTATGGTGGCATTCGGAATGATCGGTGCATCGTTGTCCGGGGTGACGTTTATATCTGTACCCGGATGGGTTGGTTCCAGTCAATTCTCATATATGCAAATGGTGCTGGGATATCTCGCCGGGTATGCGGTGATCGCCTTTGTGCTGATGCCCTTGTATTACCGCCTGAATCTCATATCCATTTATGGTTACCTTCAACAACGCTTCGGTTTCTGGGCTTACAAGACCGGAGCCTTGTTCTTCTTTATCTCACGGTTGATCGGGGCTTCTTTCAGGTTGTTCCTTGTGGCAGATGCGCTTCAAATCCTGGTGTTTGACCGACTACCTGGTTTTTATGTGCCGTTTCCGGTGACGGTTACCCTTACGGTTGCGTTGATATGGCTTTACACCCACAGGGGGGGAATACGCACCATCGTGTGGACGGATGCACTGCAGACCCTTTTTATGTTGGTAGCAGTAGGGGTTAGTCTATATGTAATCTCTTCCGATCTGGGAGGTGAAGGGATGTGGTCTGCCGTGGCTTCCAGCGATTACTCAAAATGGTTTTTCTGGGATGATTGGATGGATAAAAAACATTTTGTCAAGCAGTTTGCCAGTGGCGCATTAATCGCCATTACGATGACCGGCATGGATCAGGATATGATGCAGAAAAACCTGAGTTGTCGTAACATAAAAGATGCACAAAAGAACATGGTTGTTTTTTCCATCGTCCTGGTTTTTGTAAACCTTCTGTTTCTGGCCCTGGGTGCCTTGCTGTTCATATATGCCAACACCCATGGTTTTGAAGTTCCTGAGAAAACAGACCGGCTATTTCCGCTTATGGCGATTGATCATCTTGGGGTTGTGGCAGGATTGTTTTTTGTTTTGGGATTGATTGCCGCTGCATACTCCAGCGCAGATTCGGCGCTGGCTGCGTTAACCACTTCGGTATGTGTTGATTTCCTGAATGTGGATCAGATGGCAGAAGCTGATAGAGAGCGGACAAGGAAGAGGACCCATATCGTGGTGTCATTCCTGTTGATTATCGTGATCATGTTTTTCAGGGCCTATAACGATCAAAACGTGATTGCTTCCATCTTTGTCGCAGCCTCATATACTTATGGTCCGCTGCTCGGGTTATTCGCATTCGGATTGCTGACACGGTTTCAATTACGGGACCATGTGGTTGTGGTGGTCGCATGCTGCCTGGCGCCGCTGGTTACCTTCTGGATTAATGCAAACAGCGCCTCATGGTTTGGCCAGTACCAGTTTGCAAATGAACTCCTGCTGGTCAATGCCTTGCTTACCATCCTTTTTCTTCGGATCGGTCATCAGGTGGTTGCCCGTTTGCCAGTCAAATCCTAG
- a CDS encoding ribonuclease Z, which yields MKPFGLTVLGSSSALPTSSRNPSAHVLTLHDRLFLIDCGEGTQIQLRRYRIRMQKIQHIFISHLHGDHFLGLPGLISTMGLLGRTNPLTIFGPESLKEILDVQIKHLDAHLGFELHYHAVAPQTGIVLIDDDTVNVTTIALNHRIPCTGFLFKEKPARPNIRKEAIRKYDIPVDAIGSIKDGAPYTTSEGKIIPNSELVIPPPLPRSFAYCSDTAYSESIIDVIHGVDLLYHEATFTSDLEDRARETHHSTAAQAAEIARKAEVRQLVIGHFSARYKDATPLLNEARTIFSDTLLAEEGQHYPVDVVVTQSAENGTL from the coding sequence ATGAAGCCGTTTGGCCTGACCGTACTGGGAAGCAGTTCAGCTCTCCCGACTTCCTCCCGAAATCCTTCTGCCCATGTTCTTACGTTGCATGATCGGTTGTTTTTGATCGATTGCGGTGAAGGTACCCAAATACAACTCAGAAGGTATCGGATTCGCATGCAGAAGATCCAGCATATATTTATCAGTCATCTGCATGGCGATCATTTTTTAGGCTTGCCCGGATTGATATCTACCATGGGGCTCCTCGGAAGAACAAATCCCCTTACCATCTTCGGTCCCGAAAGTCTTAAGGAAATACTGGATGTGCAAATTAAACACCTGGATGCACATCTTGGGTTTGAATTGCATTATCATGCTGTTGCACCCCAAACCGGCATTGTATTGATTGATGATGACACTGTAAACGTCACCACCATAGCGCTGAATCATCGCATCCCATGTACCGGCTTTCTGTTTAAGGAAAAACCGGCGAGACCCAACATTCGCAAGGAAGCGATCCGTAAATATGATATCCCGGTGGATGCCATAGGTTCCATTAAGGACGGAGCCCCCTATACCACATCAGAGGGAAAGATCATTCCAAACAGTGAGTTGGTGATACCGCCACCTCTGCCAAGATCTTTCGCCTATTGTTCGGATACGGCCTACAGTGAGTCCATCATTGATGTCATTCATGGTGTTGACCTGCTTTATCACGAAGCGACTTTTACCAGTGATCTTGAAGACCGGGCCCGCGAAACCCATCATTCAACGGCGGCTCAAGCAGCTGAAATCGCCAGAAAGGCAGAGGTGAGACAGTTGGTGATTGGTCACTTTTCGGCACGATATAAGGATGCAACGCCCTTACTCAATGAGGCGCGAACGATATTCTCAGATACGCTTCTTGCTGAGGAAGGTCAACACTATCCCGTAGATGTCGTTGTGACGCAATCCGCAGAAAACGGTACCCTATGA
- a CDS encoding T9SS type A sorting domain-containing protein encodes MIRRVHAFVILSFMLLGISTHVLAQCTPSSAATSPGFRAPDNSLRMPDGTINVAYSQSITINVPDTVNVFGTMIPVDSLKVTSITNFPAGISASAADKAVYYGGDKGCALVSGTTSVAWLDTINIAYTAYITVLGSPQTAPLTWDSIVLKIGDPASIQDLDPARFGISQNYPNPVIEQTSIFYNTPSPVEVEFTVYDMIGKEVYSRVYHSRAGMNTINFVPKGLKPGVYVYTINNGEKALTRRMLLAGK; translated from the coding sequence ATGATACGACGGGTACACGCATTCGTAATCTTATCGTTTATGTTGTTGGGTATTTCTACCCACGTGTTGGCGCAATGCACACCGAGTTCTGCGGCTACAAGTCCTGGTTTCAGAGCGCCTGACAACAGCCTGCGCATGCCGGATGGTACCATTAACGTTGCCTATTCTCAATCCATCACTATCAATGTTCCCGATACCGTAAATGTATTCGGAACCATGATTCCTGTAGATTCTTTAAAAGTGACCAGCATTACAAACTTTCCTGCAGGTATATCGGCAAGTGCTGCCGACAAAGCCGTTTACTATGGTGGAGATAAAGGATGCGCCCTGGTTTCAGGAACTACTTCCGTCGCATGGTTGGATACGATCAATATTGCTTATACTGCTTATATCACCGTTCTGGGGTCTCCTCAGACAGCTCCATTGACATGGGATAGCATTGTGCTCAAGATCGGAGATCCTGCAAGTATTCAGGATCTGGATCCCGCGCGCTTCGGTATCAGTCAGAACTACCCTAACCCGGTAATTGAACAAACCTCTATTTTTTATAACACCCCGTCACCGGTTGAAGTTGAGTTTACCGTATATGACATGATCGGTAAGGAAGTATACAGCCGGGTATACCACTCCAGAGCTGGAATGAATACCATCAATTTTGTTCCTAAGGGCCTTAAGCCGGGCGTCTATGTTTATACTATAAATAACGGTGAAAAGGCGCTGACCCGGCGCATGCTCCTGGCCGGCAAATGA
- a CDS encoding STAS domain-containing protein yields the protein MDLAVEVKDKYTLIRINAEKLNSQVAPQLKSQLVVSNGEGAKNLIMELSSTRYCDSSGLSAILVANRLCKNSGGCLVLTGLQDTVMKLINISQLDSVLNILPTVDEAVDFIFMEEVEKDVKKSDE from the coding sequence ATGGATTTAGCCGTAGAAGTAAAAGACAAATATACTCTGATCAGGATCAACGCAGAAAAGCTGAACAGCCAGGTGGCTCCCCAGCTAAAGTCACAATTGGTGGTATCCAATGGTGAAGGTGCCAAAAATCTGATCATGGAATTGAGCAGTACGCGGTATTGTGATTCCTCAGGATTGAGCGCAATCCTTGTCGCAAACCGTCTTTGCAAAAATTCCGGTGGATGTCTGGTTTTGACCGGTCTGCAGGATACCGTGATGAAATTGATCAATATTTCCCAGTTGGATAGTGTTTTGAATATCCTGCCCACCGTGGATGAAGCAGTAGACTTCATTTTTATGGAGGAAGTGGAAAAAGATGTTAAGAAATCAGACGAATAG
- a CDS encoding aspartate carbamoyltransferase catalytic subunit has protein sequence MQENLSVDHLLGIKYLKKNDIELIFNTAEHFREVINRPIKKVPSLRDVTIANVFFENSTRTRLSFELAEKRLSADVVNFSAASSSVKKGETLIDTVNNILSMKVDMVVMRHPSPGAAHFLSKHVNACVVNAGDGAHEHPTQALLDAFSIRRNLGSIKGKKVVIIGDILHSRVALSNIYCLRMLGADVRLCGPSTLMPRYIGELGVKVMKDVKAALAWCEVAMVLRIQLERQNERYFPSLREYAMRYGVNRSLLESLKKPITVMHPGPINRGVEITSDVADSGQSIILEQVENGVAIRMAVLYLLAGQKEK, from the coding sequence ATGCAAGAAAATCTTAGCGTGGATCATCTGCTCGGAATCAAGTATCTCAAGAAGAATGATATCGAATTGATCTTTAACACCGCTGAGCATTTTCGCGAAGTGATCAACCGGCCTATTAAAAAAGTGCCGTCATTAAGGGATGTGACCATCGCCAATGTGTTCTTCGAAAATTCTACGCGCACCAGGTTGTCTTTTGAACTCGCAGAGAAAAGATTATCGGCCGACGTCGTTAATTTTTCCGCAGCTTCTTCTTCTGTCAAAAAGGGAGAGACCCTTATAGATACCGTAAACAACATCCTGTCTATGAAAGTGGATATGGTGGTAATGAGGCATCCCAGCCCTGGCGCTGCGCACTTTCTTTCAAAACATGTAAACGCTTGTGTGGTAAACGCCGGAGATGGTGCGCATGAACATCCCACGCAGGCATTGCTCGATGCATTTTCAATCCGACGAAATCTTGGCAGCATCAAAGGAAAAAAGGTGGTGATTATTGGGGATATCCTACATTCCCGCGTGGCACTTTCAAACATTTATTGCCTTCGCATGCTGGGGGCAGATGTGCGGTTATGTGGTCCGTCTACGCTTATGCCCAGGTACATCGGTGAGCTGGGGGTGAAGGTGATGAAAGATGTGAAAGCTGCCCTGGCGTGGTGTGAGGTGGCCATGGTCTTGCGTATCCAGTTGGAAAGGCAGAACGAACGGTATTTCCCCTCACTCAGGGAATATGCCATGCGCTACGGTGTAAACCGCAGCTTGCTGGAATCGCTTAAAAAACCCATCACCGTCATGCATCCGGGACCTATCAACCGGGGTGTTGAAATAACCAGTGACGTGGCTGACTCCGGCCAGTCTATTATACTTGAACAGGTAGAAAACGGTGTGGCGATACGCATGGCCGTCCTTTATCTGTTAGCAGGCCAAAAGGAAAAGTAA
- the pyrR gene encoding bifunctional pyr operon transcriptional regulator/uracil phosphoribosyltransferase PyrR: protein MPSRTIINSRNFELTLRRLCYQLIENHHDFQESALIGLQQGGVQLTERLAALLKKDHGIKNVLTGTLDVTFFRDDFRRRSNPLVASDTRINFEVESKKIVLLDDVLFTGRTIRSGLDALLSFGRPVQVELLVLIDRRFSRHLPIQPDYVGRTVDTLPSERVEVYWKELNKEDKVLLITPP, encoded by the coding sequence ATGCCGTCGAGGACGATCATAAACAGCCGTAATTTTGAATTAACCCTGAGGCGGCTGTGTTATCAATTGATCGAAAACCACCACGATTTTCAGGAATCCGCATTGATTGGTCTTCAGCAGGGTGGTGTTCAGCTGACCGAAAGATTGGCTGCCCTTCTTAAAAAGGATCATGGAATCAAAAATGTCTTGACCGGTACCCTGGACGTGACATTCTTCAGGGATGACTTCCGGCGAAGATCAAATCCACTTGTTGCCAGCGATACCAGGATAAATTTCGAGGTCGAAAGTAAAAAAATCGTTTTGTTGGACGATGTGCTTTTCACAGGACGCACCATCCGTTCCGGCCTGGATGCCTTGTTATCATTCGGAAGGCCTGTTCAGGTAGAGTTGTTGGTGTTGATTGACCGTCGCTTTTCCAGACATTTACCGATTCAGCCGGACTATGTGGGCAGAACTGTTGATACACTTCCGTCTGAAAGGGTAGAGGTGTACTGGAAGGAATTGAATAAAGAAGATAAGGTATTACTCATAACTCCTCCTTAA
- the rpsA gene encoding 30S ribosomal protein S1, translated as MVNEEVKEQETVEAEVAEKTEKKKQAPKAAEVEPFDWSGEESTGDTYTEGERAELEALYDNTLVSINDHDVLEGKIVDITSKDVVINIGFKSEGIISLSEFRYNPELKTGDSVEVYVENQEDKNGQLVLSHRKARALKSWDRVNEAHDKGEVIKGYVKCRTKGGMIVDVFGIEAFLPGSQIDVKPIRDYDVYVGKTMEFKVVKINQEFKNVVVSHKALIEAELQQQKQEIISKLEKGQVLEGVVKNITSYGVFIDLGGVDGLIHITDLSWGRVSHPEEIVSLDQKLNVVILDFDEDKKRIALGLKQLTSHPWDALDANLKVGDKVKGKVVVIADYGAFIEIQPGVEGLIHVSEMSWSQHLRSAQDFLEVGQEVEGVVLTLDREERKMSLGMRQLMPDPWANIETKYPEGSKHKGKVRNFTNFGVFVELEEGIDGLVHISDLSWSKKIKHPSEFTKVGDEMEVVVLGLDTENRRLSLGHKQLEENPWDTFETVFTVDSEHKGTIIKKVDKGAIVGLKYGVEAFLPTKHMTKADGSQAQVDEALDFKVLEFNKESKKIIVSHTKTYQVASDEDKAPRGERKEGAAASAKSKAKSTKKAVKSIKDNLEKTTLGDLDVLSNLKSEMEEHEEASSRRKGNDEDSEDEEE; from the coding sequence ATGGTAAATGAAGAAGTAAAAGAGCAGGAAACAGTAGAGGCGGAAGTAGCAGAGAAGACGGAAAAGAAGAAACAAGCTCCAAAAGCAGCGGAAGTCGAACCCTTCGACTGGAGTGGCGAAGAATCAACCGGTGACACCTACACCGAAGGCGAAAGGGCCGAACTCGAAGCCCTTTACGATAACACCTTGGTTTCAATCAATGATCACGATGTTCTGGAAGGGAAAATCGTAGATATTACCTCCAAGGATGTGGTCATCAACATCGGATTCAAATCAGAAGGTATCATCTCCCTGAGTGAGTTCCGTTACAATCCGGAATTAAAGACCGGTGATTCTGTTGAGGTTTATGTGGAGAATCAGGAAGATAAGAACGGGCAACTCGTTCTGTCTCATCGCAAAGCCCGCGCCCTCAAATCATGGGATCGTGTAAACGAAGCCCACGACAAAGGCGAAGTAATCAAAGGATATGTTAAATGCCGCACCAAAGGCGGTATGATCGTGGATGTGTTCGGCATAGAAGCGTTCCTTCCGGGATCACAGATCGACGTTAAGCCCATTCGTGACTACGATGTATATGTGGGTAAAACGATGGAATTCAAGGTGGTTAAGATCAACCAGGAATTCAAAAACGTTGTCGTTTCGCACAAAGCACTTATCGAAGCCGAGTTGCAGCAACAGAAACAAGAGATCATCTCCAAACTGGAAAAAGGTCAGGTACTGGAAGGGGTTGTCAAGAACATCACTTCTTACGGGGTATTCATCGACCTTGGCGGCGTAGACGGACTGATCCATATCACCGACCTTTCCTGGGGCCGCGTAAGTCATCCGGAAGAGATTGTTTCTCTGGATCAGAAACTTAATGTGGTTATTCTTGACTTTGATGAAGATAAGAAAAGGATTGCCCTTGGCTTGAAACAACTGACATCTCATCCATGGGATGCCCTGGATGCGAATCTGAAGGTAGGTGACAAGGTGAAAGGAAAAGTAGTGGTGATTGCGGATTACGGCGCATTCATTGAGATTCAGCCTGGTGTTGAGGGGCTGATCCACGTGAGTGAAATGTCCTGGTCACAGCACCTGCGCAGCGCACAGGACTTCCTGGAAGTTGGTCAGGAAGTTGAAGGAGTTGTGCTGACACTCGATCGCGAAGAGCGTAAGATGTCACTGGGTATGCGTCAATTGATGCCGGACCCATGGGCCAATATCGAAACCAAATACCCTGAAGGATCCAAGCATAAAGGAAAAGTTCGCAACTTCACCAATTTCGGTGTGTTTGTAGAACTGGAAGAGGGTATCGATGGTTTGGTACATATCTCCGACCTGTCCTGGTCCAAGAAGATCAAGCATCCGTCAGAGTTTACCAAAGTAGGCGATGAGATGGAAGTGGTGGTTCTGGGACTGGATACCGAGAACCGCAGGTTGAGCCTTGGCCACAAGCAGCTGGAGGAAAATCCTTGGGATACCTTTGAAACCGTGTTTACTGTAGATTCTGAGCATAAGGGTACCATCATCAAGAAAGTTGATAAAGGTGCGATTGTAGGCCTGAAGTATGGTGTGGAAGCATTCCTTCCGACCAAGCATATGACAAAGGCAGATGGTTCTCAGGCGCAGGTGGATGAAGCGCTGGATTTCAAAGTCCTTGAGTTCAACAAGGAAAGCAAAAAGATCATCGTTTCACATACCAAGACCTATCAGGTTGCGTCGGATGAGGATAAAGCTCCAAGAGGAGAGCGTAAAGAAGGTGCTGCGGCATCCGCCAAATCCAAGGCCAAGTCGACCAAGAAGGCTGTGAAAAGCATCAAGGATAACCTGGAGAAAACCACCCTCGGCGATCTTGATGTATTGTCAAACCTGAAAAGTGAAATGGAGGAACACGAAGAAGCCTCCTCGAGGAGAAAAGGGAATGACGAGGACAGTGAAGACGAAGAAGAATAA
- a CDS encoding 4-hydroxy-3-methylbut-2-enyl diphosphate reductase: MKVNIDPNSGFCFGVVYAIEMAEDELAQSGTLYCLGDIVHNNREVERLTAKGLKIINHEELAELKDCKVLIRAHGEPPQTYEVAIRNNIELIDASCPVVLKLQHRVRNGFERSIENDGQIIIYGKEGHAEVNGLVGQTGGKAIIVTTEEDLQKVDFTKPIYLYSQTTKSTDGFYKMKKNIEERIKLAGGDGEVGFVANDTICRQVANREPHMKDFASRHDVVVFVSGKKSSNGKILYDVCKSVNPDSYFVSSEDEIQEAWFAGKERIGVCGATSTPMWLMEKVANCIETMTLPAVS; encoded by the coding sequence ATGAAAGTCAATATTGATCCCAATTCAGGTTTTTGCTTCGGCGTGGTTTATGCCATCGAAATGGCAGAGGATGAACTGGCTCAAAGCGGCACATTGTATTGCCTGGGTGATATCGTTCACAACAACCGTGAAGTTGAAAGGTTGACAGCAAAGGGTTTGAAGATCATAAACCACGAAGAACTTGCAGAGCTGAAAGATTGTAAGGTGCTTATCCGCGCGCATGGTGAGCCACCGCAAACCTACGAAGTGGCGATCCGAAACAACATAGAACTTATTGACGCTTCCTGTCCTGTTGTCTTAAAACTTCAGCACCGGGTAAGAAATGGCTTTGAACGTTCCATAGAGAATGATGGACAAATCATCATTTATGGGAAGGAAGGGCATGCCGAGGTGAACGGTCTGGTAGGGCAGACAGGCGGTAAGGCCATTATCGTAACCACCGAAGAGGATCTGCAAAAGGTTGATTTTACCAAGCCCATATACCTGTATTCACAAACCACCAAGAGCACGGATGGTTTTTATAAAATGAAGAAAAACATCGAGGAGCGCATCAAATTGGCCGGTGGCGATGGAGAGGTCGGCTTTGTTGCCAACGATACCATTTGCAGGCAGGTTGCTAACCGCGAACCTCATATGAAAGACTTCGCATCACGTCATGATGTTGTTGTTTTTGTAAGTGGAAAGAAAAGTTCCAACGGCAAAATTCTGTATGATGTATGTAAATCCGTAAACCCGGATTCCTACTTCGTTTCATCTGAGGATGAAATTCAGGAAGCGTGGTTTGCCGGAAAAGAAAGGATAGGCGTATGTGGCGCTACATCCACCCCGATGTGGTTGATGGAAAAGGTGGCCAACTGTATCGAAACAATGACCCTTCCGGCCGTTTCCTGA
- a CDS encoding (d)CMP kinase, producing MTEPRLIIAIDGHSSCGKSTLAKALAKEFRLTYVDTGAMYRAATLHALEQGWLDQEPWDETSFINELDNLDIRLEKTNDGLKVLLQGRDVSDEIRTMKVSEQVSKVSAVMALRKKMISMQREMANDHGVVMDGRDIGTAVFPDANLKIFMTATPEERASRRMKELQQKNIPVTYQEVLDNIVARDHADSTRLVNPLVKAPDAVVLDNTSMTQEEQFNLARAWVKKKYAGV from the coding sequence ATGACTGAACCCCGATTAATTATTGCAATTGATGGCCACTCCTCGTGCGGGAAGAGTACCCTGGCCAAGGCCCTTGCCAAAGAATTTCGCCTGACATATGTAGATACCGGCGCCATGTACCGGGCGGCAACGTTGCATGCCCTGGAACAAGGGTGGCTGGATCAGGAGCCATGGGATGAAACATCCTTTATTAATGAATTGGATAACCTGGATATCCGCCTGGAAAAAACAAATGATGGCCTTAAGGTGTTACTTCAGGGGAGGGATGTGAGCGACGAAATTCGAACCATGAAGGTGTCCGAGCAAGTGAGCAAGGTGAGTGCTGTTATGGCACTAAGAAAGAAAATGATCTCAATGCAGCGTGAAATGGCAAATGACCATGGGGTGGTTATGGATGGACGGGATATAGGTACGGCGGTTTTTCCTGATGCCAACCTGAAAATATTCATGACGGCTACACCTGAAGAACGCGCAAGCAGACGTATGAAAGAACTGCAGCAAAAGAACATTCCTGTGACTTATCAGGAGGTGTTGGATAACATTGTTGCAAGAGACCATGCTGATAGTACCCGGTTGGTCAACCCCCTCGTGAAGGCACCTGATGCGGTGGTGTTGGATAATACATCCATGACGCAGGAAGAACAATTTAACCTGGCTCGTGCATGGGTGAAGAAAAAGTATGCCGGTGTGTAA
- the porQ gene encoding type IX secretion system protein PorQ, which yields MSNRFLFSVRSLITCVIAVVSLPQTGHAQIGGTTSYDFLNLVTSARIGALGGHYLAINGDHDLSLAAVNPSLLTKDLHRNLVLDYVNYFSDVNFGGVDYAHHVEKVGTFSGRLKYVNYGQFTETNEQGIEIGQFRASDLLFQVGVSRKMDSLFTVGMHLGLVYSALAQYTSTALTTDWAVTYAKPGGSFAASLMVLNLGAPLSSYVEGYREKLPLEIRLGMSKKLAHLPLRYIITLTHLEKANLNYENSNQPTILVDPLTGEDIKPKKMIGDKIMRHVGVGAEFSPSDNFHVRFGYDYRRRQELKVATKTGTIGFSWGFGFKVSKFHVNYGRASYHLAGASNHFSITTGLSEFLSKAND from the coding sequence ATGTCAAACCGCTTTCTCTTTTCGGTTCGTTCTCTGATCACCTGCGTGATTGCGGTAGTTTCGTTGCCCCAAACCGGCCATGCCCAAATCGGAGGAACGACTTCTTACGACTTTTTGAACCTGGTGACTTCTGCCAGAATAGGTGCATTGGGCGGACACTACCTCGCTATAAACGGAGATCATGACCTCAGTCTGGCTGCGGTCAATCCATCTCTCTTAACCAAAGATCTTCACCGTAACCTGGTGCTGGATTATGTCAACTATTTCTCGGATGTTAATTTCGGGGGTGTTGATTATGCCCATCATGTGGAAAAGGTCGGAACGTTCAGCGGCAGATTGAAATATGTGAACTACGGGCAATTCACAGAAACCAACGAACAGGGTATTGAAATTGGGCAGTTCCGGGCATCCGACCTGCTCTTTCAGGTAGGTGTGTCAAGAAAAATGGATAGCCTGTTTACAGTAGGAATGCATCTGGGGCTGGTATATTCCGCACTTGCCCAATATACGTCCACCGCATTGACCACCGATTGGGCTGTGACTTATGCAAAGCCAGGAGGTAGTTTTGCCGCATCACTGATGGTGCTGAACCTGGGTGCGCCTTTGTCAAGTTATGTGGAAGGGTATCGCGAAAAACTGCCCCTGGAGATCAGACTTGGAATGTCCAAAAAACTGGCGCATCTCCCATTGCGTTATATCATCACACTTACCCATCTGGAAAAGGCGAACCTGAACTATGAGAATTCGAATCAACCTACCATATTGGTTGATCCGCTGACAGGTGAAGATATAAAGCCCAAGAAAATGATCGGGGATAAGATCATGCGACATGTGGGAGTTGGGGCGGAGTTTTCTCCTTCTGATAACTTTCATGTACGCTTCGGATATGATTACCGGAGACGACAGGAATTAAAAGTTGCTACCAAAACCGGAACCATAGGGTTTTCATGGGGTTTTGGTTTCAAGGTGTCGAAGTTCCATGTGAACTATGGCCGTGCATCCTACCACCTTGCCGGTGCATCCAATCATTTCAGCATCACTACCGGTCTGTCCGAATTTCTGAGTAAAGCGAATGACTGA